A genomic stretch from Helianthus annuus cultivar XRQ/B chromosome 1, HanXRQr2.0-SUNRISE, whole genome shotgun sequence includes:
- the LOC110900042 gene encoding protein NRT1/ PTR FAMILY 3.1 — protein sequence MSPKKEDENGETNYEDTDNKKALGGIKTMPFILANEVCDRFAGTGFHANLITYLTQQLNLPMVKASNILTNFGGTLSFMPLIGALVADSFAGRFYTIVVGLLVYLLGMVCITTSSILPQFRPPPCPTKENCIEASSSQLWVLYLCLLLTSLGSGAIRPNVVTFAADQFDMSTGKSNPSSVGRNFFNWYYFCMGLATLMALTVVVYIQDHAGWGLGLGIPTIAMVLSFIAFVVAAHLYRRVKPEGSPLVRVAQVVVASFKKRKLVVPGDTTLLYENKKLDARISVDGRLLHTNTLKWFDRAAIVTQDDMKDSTSPNLWRLATVHRVEEIKSVIRMVPIWSAAILFVTSQSHQHSFIIIQAGTMDRHMSPSFEIPPASLSIFSVLTMLICLSAYKRFFVPFVRRFTNNPIGITSLQRMGIGHAINILATLVSALVEIKRKQVASAHNLIDDPKAIIPISVFWLVPQFCLHGIAEAFMSVGHLEFLYDQSPESMRSTCMALNWITVSIGSYVGTFVVSMIHDHTGKEHNWLPDRNLNKGKLDYYYWLMSGIQAVNLVYYVTCAYLYTCKPLELVKDIDTNGDLELATEKTSVSNSLLNGQNRGSEKNEDQRV from the exons ATGTCACCAAAGAAAGAGGATGAGAATGGTGAGACTAACTATGAAGATACCGATAACAAGAAAGCTCTTGGAGGCATTAAAACTATGCCATTCATTCTAG CAAACGAGGTATGCGATAGGTTTGCGGGAACAGGTTTTCATGCGAATTTGATAACATATTTGACCCAACAATTGAACCTTCCGATGGTTAAGGCTTCAAACATATTAACCAATTTTGGAGGCACGTTAAGCTTCATGCCCCTTATTGGTGCTCTAGTTGCTGATTCTTTTGCTGGCCGATTTTACACCATTGTCGTTGGTCTCCTTGTTTATTTACTG GGGATGGTTTGTATTACCACATCTTCGATACTACCACAATTTCGACCACCACCATGCCCTACCAAAGAAAACTGCATAGAAGCTTCATCATCACAATTATGGGTCCTCTACCTTTGCCTCCTCCTCACCTCTCTTGGGTCGGGCGCCATCCGCCCTAATGTGGTCACGTTTGCCGCCGATCAGTTTGACATGTCAACCGGAAAATCAAACCCTAGTAGCGTGGGGCGTAACTTCTTCAATTGGTATTATTTTTGTATGGGACTCGCAACCCTAATGGCTCTCACAGTTGTGGTCTATATCCAAGACCATGCTGGTTGGGGCCTAGGGCTTGGGATCCCAACCATTGCAATGGTTTTATCGTTTATTGCGTTTGTGGTGGCGGCTCATCTTTATAGAAGAGTAAAACCTGAAGGGAGCCCGTTAGTTCGGGTGGCTCAAGTCGTGGTGGCTAGTTTTAAAAAGAGGAAACTTGTCGTGCCTGGAGACACAACGCTTTTATATGAAAATAAGAAACTGGATGCCAGGATTTCTGTTGATGGAAGGCTTCTACATACAAATACTTTGAA GTGGTTTGATCGAGCCGCGATAGTGACACAAGATGACATGAAAGATTCTACCTCCCCAAACCTGTGGCGGCTTGCGACTGTCCACAGGGTCGAGGAGATAAAATCTGTTATAAGAATGGTACCCATTTGGTCCGCCGCGATTCTTTTTGTCACTTCACAATCCCATCAGCATAGCTTTATTATCATACAAGCCGGAACTATGGACCGCCACATGTCCCCTTCCTTTGAAATACCACCCGCAAGCCTGTCAATCTTCAGTGTCCTCACCATGCTCATTTGTCTCTCAGCCTACAAACGGTTCTTCGTCCCATTCGTACGTCGTTTCACCAATAACCCTATAGGCATCACAAGCTTACAACGAATGGGAATCGGTCATGCTATCAACATACTTGCAACATTAGTCTCAGCACTAGTTGAAATAAAGCGAAAACAAGTCGCTTCTGCTCATAACCTGATCGACGACCCAAAAGCCATTATTCCCATATCGGTTTTCTGGCTCGTTCCTCAGTTTTGTCTACACGGTATAGCTGAGGCATTTATGTCAGTAGGGCATTTGGAGTTTCTCTATGATCAATCCCCCGAAAGTATGAGAAGCACTTGTATGGCGTTGAATTGGATCACGGTGTCCATAGGGAGCTATGTTGGCACATTTGTGGTATCGATGATCCATGACCATACCGGAAAGGAACACAATTGGCTACCAGACCGAAATCTAAACAAGGGGAAACTTGATTACTATTATTGGTTAATGAGTGGTATACAAGCAGTCAATTTAGTATACTATGTCACTTGTGCTTATTTATATACTTGTAAACCACTTGAATTGGTCAAAGATATCGACACTAATGGCGATTTGGAGTTAGCTACGGAGAAAACATCTGTATCGAATTCGTTATTGAACGGTCAAAACCGAGGTAGTGAAAAAAATGAGGACCAAAGAGTGTAA